From Demequina capsici, one genomic window encodes:
- a CDS encoding NUDIX hydrolase, with amino-acid sequence MIRRVQARSPSDRTIRVVGVVMRDRAGRILTVRKRGTSRFMLVGGKPEPGETLEAAAAREAREEIAARLDVHRLRLVGHFHADAANEPGHTIDSTVFTHPLVAYGKPAAEIEEMRWLDPFAALPDDLAPLLTAHVLPALRRMQEHTEPQGPC; translated from the coding sequence ATGATCCGACGCGTGCAGGCGCGCAGCCCCTCCGACCGCACGATCCGCGTGGTCGGGGTCGTGATGCGGGACCGAGCGGGCCGCATCCTCACCGTGCGCAAGCGCGGCACCTCGCGCTTCATGCTGGTGGGCGGCAAGCCGGAGCCCGGAGAGACGCTCGAAGCGGCAGCCGCGCGAGAGGCGCGCGAGGAGATCGCCGCGCGGCTCGACGTCCACCGGCTCCGGCTGGTCGGGCACTTCCACGCCGACGCGGCGAACGAGCCTGGCCACACCATCGACTCCACCGTCTTCACGCATCCGCTCGTCGCGTACGGCAAGCCTGCGGCCGAGATCGAGGAGATGCGCTGGCTGGATCCGTTCGCCGCTCTTCCCGACGACCTCGCGCCGCTGCTGACAGCACACGTCCTGCCTGCGCTGCGGCGCATGCAGGAGCACACTGAACCTCAGGGGCCGTGCTGA
- a CDS encoding YciI family protein, whose amino-acid sequence MHYLISVIDRFTGSATPQEMEAIDTFNDSVRDRGWWVLAAGLEEPAKSRVVDGRGSASVVADGPLVEAPEHLSGFWIVDLPDSASIVPLALDASRACNRRVEVREFLGG is encoded by the coding sequence ATGCACTACCTGATCTCTGTGATCGACCGCTTCACGGGTTCCGCGACGCCTCAGGAGATGGAAGCGATCGACACCTTCAACGACTCCGTTCGCGACCGGGGATGGTGGGTCCTCGCGGCAGGGCTCGAGGAGCCTGCGAAGTCGCGCGTGGTCGACGGCAGGGGCTCGGCATCGGTCGTGGCCGACGGACCGCTCGTCGAGGCTCCCGAGCATCTCTCAGGCTTCTGGATCGTGGACCTGCCCGACTCGGCGTCGATCGTGCCGCTCGCGCTGGACGCGTCGCGCGCCTGCAACCGACGCGTCGAGGTGCGGGAGTTCCTGGGCGGTTGA
- a CDS encoding alpha/beta-hydrolase family protein has translation MVKVARGGSRLDVAGATVGLVAVALSLTPSLLPRPAWGQGLVSGLGFAVGYGVGVLLWRVAARLSKGRLPAAAEARAWIVVAVGFVGAAALMPFALEWQNSVREAVGMPDTDGFDWMWGAIGVAGGSWLAFAIGRGVAGGYRRLWALIAPRVPGREARPRVSGFATGALTVVAMLVVLSLGLSVLSFLLTAASVQHNRQYDPDYPQPTSPLRSGSEASLVAWDQVGQAGAKIVSGGPTVSQLELVTGVSAKEPIRVYVGIDVPGTFEERAQLAVDELIRTDASDRAVLMIAGTTGSGWLDPAALDGFEYLHAGDTAIVAMQYGATGSPVSAILTPELSQDGTSALVRAVTSWWETLPQDHRPQLVVYGLSLGSFGIQSAYADMADLQASTQGAVLAGTPSFTSIWSAAQASRDAGSPYSLPVLDGGAHVRWADQWGGLQTLAGTWDDTRVAYLQHGNDPIVWIGPSVIWSEPEWLKTGQRSTAVSKDMVWIPAVTAFQGVIDLVLSTAVPEDAGHKYGNLAVDGLHQVTGDAGLTDSAVDRIRAVIELYDTYSPVSN, from the coding sequence ATGGTCAAGGTGGCGCGGGGCGGATCCCGACTCGATGTCGCGGGTGCGACGGTCGGCCTGGTGGCGGTGGCGCTGTCGCTCACGCCGTCGCTGCTGCCTCGCCCCGCGTGGGGCCAAGGTCTCGTGTCCGGCCTGGGCTTCGCTGTCGGCTACGGCGTGGGGGTCCTGCTGTGGCGGGTGGCCGCCCGGCTGTCGAAGGGGCGGCTGCCTGCCGCCGCCGAGGCACGCGCGTGGATCGTCGTCGCCGTCGGCTTCGTGGGGGCCGCCGCGCTGATGCCGTTCGCCCTGGAGTGGCAGAACTCGGTGCGCGAAGCGGTCGGGATGCCCGACACGGACGGCTTCGACTGGATGTGGGGTGCCATCGGCGTGGCCGGAGGCTCCTGGCTCGCCTTCGCGATCGGACGAGGAGTGGCAGGTGGCTACCGGCGCCTGTGGGCGCTGATCGCACCGCGCGTACCCGGGCGCGAGGCGAGGCCACGAGTCAGCGGGTTCGCGACAGGAGCCCTCACGGTGGTCGCGATGCTTGTCGTGCTGTCGCTCGGCCTGTCGGTCCTGTCGTTCCTGCTCACGGCAGCCTCGGTGCAGCACAACCGGCAATACGACCCTGACTATCCCCAGCCGACGAGCCCGCTGCGATCCGGCAGCGAGGCGAGCCTCGTCGCATGGGATCAGGTGGGGCAGGCCGGCGCCAAGATCGTCTCCGGCGGTCCCACGGTGTCGCAGCTCGAGCTCGTCACCGGAGTGTCCGCCAAGGAGCCCATCCGGGTGTACGTGGGGATCGACGTTCCTGGCACCTTCGAGGAGAGGGCTCAGCTCGCGGTCGACGAGCTGATCCGTACAGACGCCTCCGACAGAGCTGTCCTGATGATCGCCGGCACGACCGGGTCGGGCTGGCTCGACCCGGCTGCGTTGGACGGATTCGAGTACCTGCATGCAGGTGACACCGCGATCGTCGCCATGCAGTACGGCGCCACGGGCAGCCCTGTCTCGGCGATCCTGACGCCGGAGCTGTCGCAGGACGGCACCTCAGCGCTGGTGCGTGCCGTGACGTCATGGTGGGAGACGCTTCCGCAGGACCACCGGCCCCAGCTGGTGGTGTACGGGCTGAGCCTGGGAAGCTTCGGTATCCAGTCCGCGTACGCCGACATGGCCGACCTGCAGGCCTCCACCCAGGGGGCGGTGCTGGCCGGCACCCCGTCGTTCACGTCCATCTGGAGCGCCGCGCAGGCGTCCCGGGACGCGGGCAGCCCCTACTCGCTTCCGGTGCTCGATGGTGGCGCCCACGTCAGATGGGCGGACCAATGGGGCGGGCTGCAGACGCTCGCCGGCACCTGGGACGACACTCGGGTGGCCTATCTGCAGCATGGGAACGACCCGATCGTATGGATCGGGCCCTCCGTGATCTGGTCCGAGCCCGAGTGGCTGAAGACCGGCCAGCGTTCCACCGCGGTGAGCAAGGACATGGTGTGGATCCCCGCGGTGACGGCGTTCCAAGGCGTCATCGACCTGGTGCTGTCGACGGCGGTGCCGGAGGACGCCGGGCACAAGTACGGCAACCTGGCGGTCGACGGACTGCACCAGGTGACCGGTGACGCAGGGTTGACCGACAGCGCCGTGGACCGCATCCGGGCGGTCATCGAGCTGTACGACACCTATTCGCCGGTCTCGAACTGA
- a CDS encoding ribonuclease E inhibitor RraB, translated as MGLLSKMFGARARVAPYGLWGDDAEQLAAFEARGAEPGAPRESEFFISFTSDVKAKAAADVLRTQRVYHELVEPSHDIPEWMIFVRGYQQPLVPDFLRETVDLCSDLAARFGGEYEGWAGLLTAEEKGGE; from the coding sequence ATGGGACTCCTGAGCAAGATGTTCGGCGCGCGTGCCCGCGTCGCGCCGTACGGCCTATGGGGCGACGACGCTGAGCAGCTCGCCGCGTTCGAGGCGAGAGGCGCCGAACCGGGTGCCCCGCGCGAGTCGGAGTTCTTCATCTCGTTCACGTCCGACGTCAAGGCGAAGGCCGCGGCCGACGTGCTGCGCACGCAGCGGGTCTATCACGAGCTCGTGGAGCCGAGTCATGACATTCCCGAATGGATGATCTTCGTGCGGGGATATCAGCAGCCGCTCGTACCCGACTTCCTGCGCGAGACCGTCGACCTGTGCTCGGATCTGGCGGCGAGATTCGGCGGGGAGTACGAGGGCTGGGCGGGACTGCTCACGGCCGAGGAGAAGGGCGGGGAGTGA
- a CDS encoding carbohydrate ABC transporter permease produces MLRDIRRWGPPLLLISPSLILVGIFVYGLIAINTYTSMTDMHTAAQTTGKAPVSFVGLQNYWELLASDSFQHSLKNLALYTIVFLSGALVFGFMWAWLLDRPVKYEGVFRSIYLFPMAVSFIASGVVWRWLLNSNVDDKATGLNRLFQIVGLNFLQNGWWNNVNVGITAIAIPAIWQLAGYIMALFLAGFRGIPQELREAARVDGVSEFQLYRLVVFPQLTPILLSAVIVIGHMSLKVFDLIMSISKPANYQTKVPAIDMFVFKSQYDYANSAAVGVILLVIVAVLIVPYLVHVARSGRR; encoded by the coding sequence ATGCTTCGGGACATCCGCCGGTGGGGCCCGCCGCTGCTGCTGATCTCGCCGTCCTTGATCCTCGTCGGGATCTTCGTGTACGGACTGATCGCCATCAACACGTACACGTCGATGACGGACATGCACACGGCGGCCCAGACGACAGGCAAGGCTCCGGTGTCGTTCGTCGGACTCCAGAACTACTGGGAGCTGTTGGCAAGCGACTCCTTCCAGCACTCGCTGAAGAACCTCGCCCTGTACACGATCGTGTTCCTCTCGGGCGCGCTCGTGTTCGGCTTCATGTGGGCGTGGCTGCTGGATCGTCCCGTCAAGTACGAGGGCGTATTCCGCTCGATCTATCTGTTCCCGATGGCGGTCTCCTTCATCGCCTCCGGCGTCGTCTGGCGTTGGCTCCTCAACTCCAACGTGGACGACAAGGCGACCGGCCTCAACCGGCTCTTCCAGATCGTCGGCTTGAACTTCCTGCAGAACGGCTGGTGGAACAACGTCAACGTCGGCATCACGGCCATCGCGATCCCAGCGATCTGGCAGCTGGCCGGATACATCATGGCTCTGTTCCTGGCCGGCTTCCGTGGCATCCCCCAGGAGCTCCGCGAGGCCGCACGGGTCGACGGCGTCTCCGAGTTCCAGCTCTATCGGCTGGTGGTCTTCCCCCAGCTCACGCCGATCCTGCTGTCCGCGGTCATCGTGATCGGCCACATGTCGCTCAAGGTGTTCGACCTGATCATGTCGATCTCGAAACCGGCGAACTATCAGACCAAGGTGCCCGCGATCGACATGTTCGTGTTCAAGAGCCAGTACGACTATGCGAACTCGGCTGCCGTCGGCGTGATCCTGCTGGTCATCGTGGCGGTGCTGATCGTGCCCTACCTGGTCCACGTGGCGCGCTCGGGGAGGCGATGA
- a CDS encoding TfoX/Sxy family protein, with translation MQLPQHSDEAKAYFRSLVDGLAGIEVRPMFGSVGAFVNGNMFAGLFGDAVGVKLDPTALDDLRALPGSGPFGPAGRPMGGYASLPPDLEDGAKVAWLERALAYVATLPPKAPKPRRSVRRRGPARTLRATPAC, from the coding sequence ATGCAGCTTCCTCAGCATTCCGACGAGGCCAAGGCGTACTTCCGGTCGTTGGTCGACGGACTGGCGGGGATCGAGGTCCGACCCATGTTCGGAAGCGTCGGCGCCTTCGTCAACGGCAACATGTTCGCCGGACTGTTCGGCGATGCCGTGGGGGTCAAGCTTGATCCGACGGCGCTCGACGATCTCCGCGCGCTCCCGGGGAGCGGCCCGTTCGGCCCCGCCGGACGACCCATGGGCGGCTATGCCTCGCTCCCTCCGGACCTGGAGGATGGCGCGAAGGTCGCCTGGTTGGAACGCGCGCTGGCATACGTCGCGACCCTGCCCCCGAAGGCCCCGAAGCCGCGTCGTTCCGTCAGGCGACGCGGTCCCGCTCGCACCCTGCGCGCAACGCCTGCATGCTGA
- a CDS encoding ABC transporter substrate-binding protein, with the protein MYTPRRFAGVIAGVMAAGLALTACSGNGGSPTESASGTASGSMGTATEVEVFTWWTSGGEKAGLDGLVSVLADKYPNVTFVNGAVAGGAGSAAKDLLQSRLQANDPPDTFQAHAGAELDDYIAAGQVQDISDLYTEFGLTDVFPADLLSLLTVDGAIYSVPANIHRANVVWANPSVLEAAGLDSTATYATMSDWFTALDAVQASGQTALSIATTWTQVQLLETVLISDLGADGYIGLWDGTTDWTGSGVTAALEDFQKLMSYTNTDRDGLDWPDALQMVVDGTAGFNVMGDWAAGELDTQSLTAGTDYIYFPVPGTSGIFDFLSDSFTLPVGAPHPDGAKAWLDVVGSLEGQTAFNIAKGSIPARTDADPSLFNAYQQSAIKDFASDTIVPSLAHGAAAPIAQLNAISDATSKFTSGGSDLATFQTELAASAG; encoded by the coding sequence ATGTACACCCCACGAAGGTTCGCCGGCGTGATCGCCGGCGTGATGGCTGCTGGACTTGCGCTCACGGCGTGCAGCGGCAACGGAGGCTCTCCCACGGAGAGTGCGAGCGGCACGGCGTCCGGAAGCATGGGCACCGCGACCGAGGTCGAGGTCTTCACCTGGTGGACGTCCGGCGGTGAGAAGGCCGGCCTCGACGGACTGGTGAGCGTGCTCGCCGACAAGTACCCGAACGTGACGTTCGTCAACGGCGCGGTGGCCGGTGGTGCAGGCTCCGCGGCCAAGGACCTGCTGCAGTCCCGTCTGCAGGCCAACGATCCGCCCGATACATTCCAGGCGCACGCGGGCGCGGAGCTCGACGACTACATCGCGGCAGGTCAGGTGCAGGACATCAGCGACCTGTACACGGAGTTCGGCCTCACCGACGTGTTCCCGGCGGACCTTCTCAGCCTGCTCACGGTGGACGGCGCCATCTACTCGGTGCCGGCGAACATCCACCGCGCGAACGTCGTGTGGGCGAACCCGTCGGTGCTCGAGGCCGCCGGCCTCGACTCGACTGCCACCTACGCGACGATGTCCGACTGGTTCACGGCGCTCGACGCCGTGCAGGCATCCGGCCAGACCGCCTTGTCGATCGCCACCACGTGGACCCAGGTCCAGCTGCTGGAGACGGTCCTCATCTCGGATCTCGGTGCGGACGGCTACATCGGCCTGTGGGACGGAACCACCGACTGGACCGGCAGCGGCGTGACGGCGGCGCTGGAGGACTTCCAGAAGCTGATGAGCTACACCAACACGGACCGTGACGGCCTCGACTGGCCCGACGCGCTCCAGATGGTGGTCGACGGCACGGCCGGGTTCAACGTGATGGGCGACTGGGCGGCGGGCGAGCTCGACACTCAGAGCCTCACGGCGGGAACGGACTACATCTACTTCCCGGTGCCAGGCACGTCGGGCATCTTCGACTTCCTTTCCGACTCCTTCACACTGCCCGTAGGTGCACCGCACCCCGACGGCGCGAAGGCGTGGTTGGACGTCGTCGGCTCGCTTGAGGGTCAGACGGCCTTCAACATCGCGAAGGGCTCCATCCCTGCCCGCACCGACGCGGACCCGAGCCTGTTCAACGCATACCAGCAGAGCGCGATCAAGGACTTCGCGTCCGACACGATCGTCCCGTCGCTGGCTCACGGCGCCGCAGCACCGATCGCCCAGCTGAACGCGATCTCCGACGCCACGAGCAAGTTCACCTCGGGTGGCTCCGACCTTGCCACCTTCCAGACGGAGCTGGCCGCCTCGGCCGGCTGA
- a CDS encoding SAM-dependent methyltransferase → MTIEMTPLGHVTCTRREQVDDGWDREEATIHLDPAQLGPEALVGIEDFSHVEVIFHFDRHPVDDIETSARRPRGNPEWPRVGILAQRGRRRPNRIGATIARVVAVDGMSLTVTGLDALDGTPVLDIKPYMQEFGPRGPVRQPQWATELMRSYWEA, encoded by the coding sequence ATGACGATCGAGATGACGCCTCTGGGCCACGTGACATGCACCAGGCGCGAGCAGGTGGACGACGGCTGGGACCGGGAGGAGGCGACGATCCACCTGGACCCCGCGCAGCTCGGTCCGGAGGCGCTCGTCGGCATCGAGGACTTCAGCCACGTGGAGGTGATCTTCCACTTCGACCGGCATCCGGTGGACGACATCGAGACCTCTGCGCGCAGGCCGCGAGGCAACCCCGAGTGGCCCCGCGTCGGAATCCTGGCCCAGCGGGGACGGCGGCGTCCCAATCGGATCGGGGCCACGATCGCGCGCGTCGTCGCGGTCGACGGCATGTCGCTGACCGTGACCGGCCTCGATGCGCTCGACGGCACGCCCGTGCTCGACATCAAACCGTACATGCAGGAGTTCGGTCCCCGGGGACCCGTGCGTCAGCCGCAGTGGGCGACCGAGCTGATGCGCTCCTACTGGGAGGCGTGA
- a CDS encoding SDR family NAD(P)-dependent oxidoreductase has translation MAPSPTAPRATEVFDQALRMLPRLDGRTVAVTGSTSGTGQVMASTCGALGARVLMLNRPSARADAALDALRRAGAEAELIPCDLQSFASVAEAGAALIAAAPDGLDVLCNNAGVMGLPDTATGDGFDIQMQTNHLSHFLLTSLVWPALVTAAAARGDARVVNQSSGARRGPALKDEFLQRRGGALGGDGFPGLGKWRRYQQSKLANLLFTYALHDRMPRAHADLGVKALCAHPGPTDSGLQEKTAQAGGARLLDRMILGRTLRRAHSVEDGAVGILTAALRPSATSGQFYGPEGRGLPGPTVLLAAERDPEAEARLWSLSLDSTGVADYFGS, from the coding sequence ATGGCGCCCAGCCCCACTGCTCCTCGCGCGACCGAGGTCTTCGACCAGGCGCTTCGCATGCTGCCACGGCTCGACGGCCGCACTGTGGCTGTGACCGGGTCGACGAGCGGCACGGGCCAGGTGATGGCGAGCACGTGCGGTGCGCTCGGCGCGCGGGTGCTGATGCTCAACCGCCCGTCTGCGCGAGCCGATGCGGCGCTCGACGCGCTCCGTCGTGCGGGCGCTGAGGCCGAGCTCATCCCGTGCGATCTGCAGTCGTTCGCGAGCGTGGCCGAGGCGGGTGCGGCCCTCATCGCGGCAGCTCCGGACGGGTTGGACGTCCTGTGCAACAACGCGGGCGTGATGGGGCTGCCCGACACCGCGACCGGCGACGGCTTCGACATCCAGATGCAGACCAACCACCTGTCGCACTTCCTGCTCACGTCTCTCGTGTGGCCGGCGCTCGTCACCGCGGCCGCCGCGCGCGGCGACGCGAGAGTGGTGAACCAGTCGAGCGGGGCCCGCCGCGGCCCCGCCCTCAAGGACGAGTTCCTGCAGCGTCGCGGCGGCGCGCTGGGCGGCGACGGCTTCCCTGGACTCGGGAAGTGGCGTCGGTACCAGCAGTCGAAGCTGGCGAACCTGCTCTTCACCTACGCGCTTCACGATCGCATGCCTCGGGCGCACGCCGACCTCGGGGTCAAGGCGCTCTGTGCTCACCCCGGGCCGACCGATTCCGGGCTTCAGGAGAAGACCGCCCAAGCCGGCGGCGCACGCCTGCTCGACCGGATGATCCTGGGCCGCACCCTGCGTCGGGCGCATTCGGTCGAGGACGGTGCCGTCGGGATCCTCACCGCGGCCCTGCGGCCATCGGCGACGAGCGGACAGTTCTACGGCCCCGAGGGGCGCGGGCTGCCCGGTCCGACGGTCCTGCTGGCAGCCGAGCGGGATCCGGAGGCTGAGGCGAGGCTGTGGAGCCTCAGCCTCGACAGCACCGGAGTCGCCGACTACTTCGGCTCCTGA
- a CDS encoding carbohydrate ABC transporter permease: protein MAVTEAQTTSSAPSPRPPRRQVDPRYALGRTVKYLVLFFFLVVVLIPVYVLVVTSFKGSGDATAARAWSLPTVWVLDNWGEAWTTLAPAIGRSVMLAVPASIISSILGSMNGFVLSRWRFRGADVVFTLILFGMFIPYQAVMIPLLQLVLGIGLPSGVPTLIMLHVIYGIPITTLIFRNYYESVPIELIEAGRVDGAGMLRAYWSIVLPLSIPSFVVVLIWQFTSIWNDFLFAVFFSSSQNGPVTLALNNLANGSILANYGASMAGALLASAPTMLVYILLGKYFIGGLMSGSVKG from the coding sequence ATGGCTGTGACCGAGGCTCAGACCACGTCATCGGCGCCGTCCCCGCGGCCGCCGAGGCGCCAGGTGGACCCGCGCTACGCGCTCGGCCGCACCGTCAAGTACCTGGTGCTCTTCTTCTTCCTGGTAGTCGTCCTGATCCCCGTCTACGTCCTCGTGGTGACCAGCTTCAAGGGATCGGGCGACGCGACGGCGGCACGCGCGTGGAGCCTGCCGACCGTGTGGGTGCTCGACAACTGGGGCGAGGCATGGACGACGCTGGCGCCCGCGATCGGCCGGTCGGTGATGCTGGCGGTGCCCGCCTCGATCATCTCGTCGATCCTCGGCTCGATGAACGGATTCGTGCTGTCCAGGTGGCGATTCCGAGGAGCGGATGTCGTCTTCACCCTGATCCTGTTCGGGATGTTCATCCCCTACCAGGCCGTGATGATCCCGCTGCTCCAGCTGGTGCTCGGCATCGGGCTGCCCAGCGGCGTTCCCACGCTGATCATGCTGCACGTCATCTACGGAATCCCCATCACGACCCTGATCTTCCGCAACTACTACGAGTCCGTGCCCATCGAGCTGATCGAGGCCGGGCGCGTGGACGGTGCAGGGATGCTGCGCGCGTACTGGTCGATCGTCCTGCCACTGTCCATCCCGAGCTTCGTGGTGGTCCTCATCTGGCAGTTCACGTCCATCTGGAACGACTTCCTTTTCGCCGTGTTCTTCTCGTCGTCGCAGAACGGGCCTGTCACGCTGGCGCTCAACAACCTGGCGAACGGTTCGATCCTCGCGAACTACGGCGCATCCATGGCGGGCGCTCTCCTGGCCTCCGCACCGACGATGCTCGTCTACATCCTGCTGGGCAAGTACTTCATCGGCGGGCTGATGTCCGGCTCTGTGAAGGGCTGA
- a CDS encoding aminotransferase class I/II-fold pyridoxal phosphate-dependent enzyme: MELARRARSAESEIAPVTDFLGQMEVLARMPGAVDLTFGNPHEMPLPGLVAALAAQVQPRSETWFAYKTSEEPARTAVATGLSAELGTAFEPQDVAMTQGAFGAISLALHLLTDPADEVIVPVPGWFCYSPMLRSAALTPVPVPLDADSFDLDLDAIAAAVTPRTRIIVVNSPANPTGRVYSHDQLTALARLADDASGRIGRRIWILSDEPYRRIRFAGVPFTSPATVYPWTLIDYSYGKILLAPGQRLGYLALSPLMPAETRAELRAALTPLQLSIGWGFPDAVMQYAAPALEEVGIDLVELEAKRDLVHGALSEAGFTLTRPDGTFYLWGEAPDGDGDAFAARLANDQVYVMPGRLFERPGHFRISLTATMDSLQRALPFLITSA, from the coding sequence ATGGAGCTCGCACGTCGCGCAAGGTCCGCGGAGTCTGAGATAGCGCCCGTCACCGACTTCCTGGGGCAGATGGAGGTCCTGGCGCGCATGCCAGGTGCAGTCGATCTGACCTTCGGCAATCCGCACGAGATGCCGCTCCCGGGGCTCGTCGCGGCCCTCGCCGCGCAGGTGCAGCCCCGCTCGGAGACCTGGTTCGCGTACAAGACGAGCGAGGAACCTGCCCGCACCGCGGTCGCCACCGGGCTGAGCGCAGAGCTCGGCACCGCCTTCGAGCCCCAGGACGTCGCCATGACCCAGGGCGCGTTCGGAGCGATCTCGCTCGCGCTGCATCTCCTCACGGATCCGGCCGACGAGGTGATCGTGCCGGTGCCAGGGTGGTTCTGCTACTCACCGATGCTGCGTTCCGCAGCGCTCACGCCGGTTCCCGTGCCGCTCGACGCCGACTCGTTCGACCTCGACCTGGACGCGATCGCCGCCGCGGTGACTCCTCGTACCAGGATCATCGTCGTCAACTCCCCCGCCAATCCGACGGGGCGCGTGTACTCCCACGATCAGCTCACGGCCCTGGCGCGGCTGGCGGACGACGCCTCGGGACGCATCGGGCGCCGCATCTGGATCCTCAGCGACGAGCCGTACCGCCGGATCCGCTTCGCCGGTGTGCCGTTCACGAGTCCCGCCACCGTCTACCCGTGGACCCTGATCGACTACAGCTACGGGAAGATCCTGCTGGCCCCCGGCCAGCGCCTCGGGTATCTGGCGCTGTCACCCCTGATGCCAGCCGAGACGCGCGCGGAGCTCCGTGCGGCGCTCACCCCGCTCCAGCTGTCCATCGGGTGGGGCTTCCCTGACGCGGTCATGCAGTACGCGGCGCCCGCTCTGGAGGAGGTGGGGATCGACCTTGTGGAGCTCGAGGCGAAGCGCGACCTGGTGCATGGTGCGCTCTCGGAGGCGGGATTCACGCTCACGCGCCCCGACGGCACCTTCTATCTGTGGGGCGAGGCACCCGATGGCGACGGGGATGCGTTCGCGGCGCGCCTCGCAAACGATCAGGTCTACGTCATGCCGGGGCGGCTCTTCGAGCGTCCAGGACATTTCCGAATCAGCCTGACAGCCACCATGGACTCCCTGCAACGCGCCCTTCCCTTCCTGATCACGAGCGCGTGA